In Bryobacteraceae bacterium, the following proteins share a genomic window:
- a CDS encoding sigma-54 dependent transcriptional regulator, with protein sequence MPESPASSPTRVLIADDEENQRLGLAGMISSWGFQTATACDGQDALEKVADFVPHILLTDMMMPRMDGSELLRRLKQAGSTIPAIMITAFGNIETALSTIHDLGAFWFLEKPIQPQVLRFLLERAAQHSRLAEEAERLSRQLAYQGVLGELVGSSEPMQQVFSLIRQVAPTKAAVLITGESGTGKEMVARAIHQLSPRAGGPFVAINCAALPETLMESELFGHEKGAFTGAVERRAGCFELAQGGTLLLDELAEMPIGTQAKLLRVLEDSRVRRLGGKTETVVDVRVVAATNRPPEEAIKKGLLREDLYYRLNVFGLELPPLRRRLDDIPVLAETILGDLNRKHGIRVTGIDSNVLARLQRHDWPGNVRELRNVLERAAIVAGSGAIAVEHIPPSVGGVSSGAADGAPAAPHGPTAEGDSVRIPVGATVAQAEKSLILVTLAHTKNNKTRAAEILGISLKTLFNKLKEYGSSES encoded by the coding sequence ATGCCGGAATCGCCCGCCTCGAGCCCCACCCGAGTTCTCATCGCCGACGACGAGGAGAATCAGCGCCTGGGACTCGCCGGGATGATCTCTTCCTGGGGTTTCCAGACCGCAACCGCTTGCGACGGCCAGGACGCGCTCGAGAAAGTCGCCGACTTCGTGCCCCACATCCTGCTCACCGACATGATGATGCCGCGCATGGACGGGTCCGAACTCCTGCGCCGCCTGAAGCAAGCCGGCTCCACCATCCCGGCCATCATGATCACGGCCTTCGGAAATATCGAAACCGCGCTCTCCACCATCCACGATCTCGGCGCATTCTGGTTTCTCGAAAAACCGATTCAGCCGCAGGTGCTGCGATTCCTGCTGGAGCGCGCCGCTCAGCACAGCCGTCTCGCCGAGGAAGCCGAACGGTTGTCGCGCCAATTGGCCTACCAGGGCGTGCTCGGCGAATTGGTGGGCAGTTCGGAGCCGATGCAGCAGGTTTTCTCGCTGATCCGGCAGGTAGCGCCCACCAAGGCCGCCGTGCTCATCACCGGCGAAAGCGGAACCGGCAAGGAGATGGTTGCGCGCGCGATTCACCAGTTGAGCCCGCGAGCCGGCGGTCCGTTCGTTGCCATCAACTGCGCGGCGCTTCCTGAGACGCTGATGGAAAGCGAGCTGTTCGGCCACGAAAAGGGCGCGTTCACCGGCGCGGTGGAGCGGCGGGCCGGCTGCTTCGAACTCGCGCAAGGCGGCACCCTCCTGCTCGACGAACTGGCGGAGATGCCGATCGGCACGCAGGCGAAGCTGCTCCGCGTGCTCGAAGATTCGCGCGTCCGTCGGCTGGGAGGAAAAACAGAAACCGTGGTGGACGTCCGCGTCGTCGCCGCCACCAACCGTCCGCCGGAAGAGGCGATCAAGAAGGGCCTGCTGCGAGAGGACCTCTACTACCGGCTCAACGTCTTTGGGCTCGAACTCCCTCCGCTGCGGCGGCGGCTGGACGATATTCCGGTGCTCGCCGAAACGATCCTCGGAGACCTCAACCGCAAGCACGGCATCCGCGTAACCGGCATTGACTCGAACGTTCTCGCGCGGCTGCAGCGGCACGATTGGCCCGGGAATGTCCGCGAACTGCGAAACGTTCTCGAACGGGCAGCCATCGTCGCGGGTTCGGGGGCCATCGCCGTCGAGCACATCCCGCCCTCGGTGGGCGGGGTTTCTTCCGGCGCCGCCGACGGAGCGCCAGCCGCGCCGCACGGCCCCACCGCCGAAGGCGACAGCGTCCGCATCCCGGTCGGCGCCACGGTGGCGCAAGCGGAGAAATCGCTGATCCTGGTTACCCTCGCGCACACCAAGAACAACAAGACGCGGGCGGCGGAGATACTGGGCATCAGCCTGAAGACGTTGTTCAACAAATTGAAAGAGTACGGCTCATCGGAATCGTGA
- the pckA gene encoding phosphoenolpyruvate carboxykinase (ATP), translated as MKTTGINPSRYGLEHYGLRNWSLAHWNLNSAALVEAALRREEGMLAANGALTVRTGQFTGRSPKDKFVVRDAATESTVHWGAVNQPMTEQAFDGLYTKVLAHLQDRELFVQDLAAGADPAYTLPVRVIARRAWHALFGRQLLIRPPEDALAHHEPAFTLLFVPDYHADPEADGTKSSTCIAVNFTRRVVLILGTSYAGELKKSVFTILNYLLPDRDVFPMHCSANEGPDGSTALFFGLSGTGKTTLSADPSRRLIGDDEHGWSESGVFNFEGGCYAKCIRLSRKTEPQIWDAIRFGSVLENVVIDPATRALDYESDANTENTRAAYPIDYIDNARIPSHGGHPANVLFLTADAFGVLPPVSRLTPEEAMYHFLSGYTAKLAGTERGMGSEPEATFSSCFGAPFLPRHPEVYARMLGEKMRRHQVRCWLVNTGWVGGAFGTGARISLPYTRAMVNAALDGKLNDVAVEPHPVFRVLVPKSCPDVPSEVLNARGQWKDGSAYDSAAAGLAGRFRKNFEKFGNVAPEIAAAAPR; from the coding sequence ATGAAGACCACAGGAATCAATCCGAGCCGGTATGGTTTGGAGCACTACGGGTTGCGCAACTGGAGCCTTGCGCATTGGAACTTGAATAGCGCCGCACTTGTCGAAGCCGCCTTGCGGCGCGAGGAAGGGATGCTCGCCGCCAATGGCGCGCTGACCGTTCGTACCGGCCAGTTCACGGGCCGTTCGCCGAAGGACAAATTCGTGGTGCGGGACGCCGCCACGGAATCCACTGTCCACTGGGGTGCGGTGAATCAGCCCATGACCGAGCAGGCCTTCGACGGGCTCTACACCAAGGTCCTGGCGCACCTGCAAGACCGGGAGTTGTTCGTTCAGGATCTCGCGGCGGGCGCCGACCCCGCTTACACGCTGCCGGTGCGCGTGATCGCCCGCCGGGCCTGGCATGCTCTGTTCGGGCGCCAGTTGCTGATTCGCCCGCCGGAGGATGCGCTGGCCCACCACGAGCCAGCGTTCACACTGCTGTTCGTTCCCGACTATCACGCCGATCCGGAAGCCGACGGGACGAAGTCCTCCACTTGCATCGCGGTGAACTTTACCCGCCGCGTGGTGCTGATTCTCGGTACGTCCTACGCGGGTGAACTGAAGAAATCCGTGTTCACGATCCTGAACTATTTGTTGCCGGACCGGGATGTGTTTCCCATGCACTGCTCGGCGAACGAGGGTCCGGATGGTTCCACGGCGCTGTTTTTCGGACTTTCCGGCACCGGCAAGACGACGCTTTCCGCCGATCCGTCGCGCCGGCTGATCGGCGACGACGAGCATGGCTGGAGCGAATCCGGAGTCTTCAATTTCGAGGGCGGCTGCTATGCCAAGTGCATTCGCCTGAGCCGCAAAACCGAACCCCAAATCTGGGACGCAATCCGCTTCGGCAGCGTGCTCGAGAACGTGGTGATCGACCCGGCGACGCGGGCGCTCGACTACGAATCCGACGCCAACACCGAGAACACGCGCGCCGCTTATCCGATCGACTACATCGACAACGCGCGTATCCCGAGCCACGGCGGCCACCCAGCCAATGTGCTGTTTCTCACCGCCGACGCATTCGGCGTGTTGCCTCCCGTTTCCCGCCTCACACCCGAAGAGGCCATGTACCATTTCCTCAGTGGCTACACTGCCAAGCTGGCCGGTACCGAGCGCGGAATGGGGAGCGAACCGGAGGCCACCTTCAGTTCCTGCTTCGGCGCGCCGTTTCTGCCGCGGCATCCGGAAGTCTATGCGCGGATGCTCGGCGAGAAGATGCGCCGTCACCAGGTCCGATGCTGGCTAGTGAATACGGGCTGGGTGGGTGGCGCGTTCGGAACCGGAGCGCGGATCTCGCTTCCGTATACGCGGGCGATGGTGAACGCCGCACTCGACGGCAAGCTCAACGACGTCGCGGTGGAGCCGCACCCCGTGTTCCGCGTGCTGGTTCCGAAGTCGTGCCCGGATGTTCCGTCCGAAGTGCTGAACGCCCGCGGACAGTGGAAGGACGGCTCTGCCTACGACAGTGCCGCGGCTGGGTTGGCGGGGCGGTTTCGGAAGAACTTCGAGAAGTTCGGGAACGTTGCGCCGGAGATCGCCGCGGCCGCTCCTCGTTAA
- a CDS encoding PRTRC system ThiF family protein, with product MTHNIPAHLLRCPIRSAVIGCGGNGSVIAMGLPYLHQALLAAGHPGGLAVTLIDGDTVSSTNCVRQPFSRNEVGLHKSIVLASRINLFWGLRWKAIPHHVAPGQGVESADIVIGCVDTRAARATIQELVTGNATVTYYLDLGNGATGGQFILGQPLNRRNPRRATRLRTAPELFPELADTTLPDDDQPSCSAQAALDRQEPMVNQLLATHALALLARLFRHGAIEHQGAFVDSVTNRAQPFLGDTSTWRRLRRPHRPGHHMSPTVPHSN from the coding sequence ATGACCCACAACATCCCCGCCCACCTCCTCCGCTGCCCAATCCGCAGCGCAGTGATCGGCTGCGGAGGCAACGGAAGCGTGATCGCCATGGGACTGCCCTACCTCCACCAAGCCCTTCTCGCCGCCGGCCACCCCGGAGGACTCGCCGTCACCCTCATCGACGGCGACACCGTCTCGTCGACGAACTGCGTCCGCCAGCCCTTCAGCCGCAACGAAGTCGGACTCCACAAGTCCATCGTCCTCGCCTCCCGCATCAATCTCTTCTGGGGACTCCGCTGGAAAGCGATCCCACACCACGTCGCCCCTGGCCAAGGAGTCGAAAGCGCCGACATCGTCATCGGCTGCGTCGACACTCGAGCCGCGCGAGCGACCATCCAAGAACTCGTCACCGGCAACGCGACCGTAACCTACTACCTCGACCTCGGCAACGGAGCCACCGGAGGCCAGTTCATCCTCGGCCAACCTCTGAACCGCCGAAACCCCCGCCGAGCCACCCGCCTCCGCACGGCCCCGGAGCTATTCCCCGAACTCGCCGACACCACCCTTCCCGACGACGACCAACCCAGTTGCAGTGCCCAAGCCGCCCTCGACCGTCAGGAGCCCATGGTCAACCAACTCCTCGCCACCCACGCCCTCGCCCTCCTCGCCCGCCTCTTTCGCCACGGCGCCATCGAGCACCAAGGTGCATTCGTAGATTCCGTGACCAACCGCGCCCAGCCATTTCTTGGAGATACATCGACCTGGCGACGCCTACGTCGGCCCCACCGACCGGGACATCACATGTCACCTACGGTGCCGCACTCAAATTGA
- a CDS encoding phytanoyl-CoA dioxygenase family protein, which yields MDTSELRLRQLDHLGYAVFRRYIGPDRLQGLRHRVEELFAIEGEAAGSEFRQEAGSRRLANCVDKGREFVECIADEDVLACIEHVLGPDFKLSSVNLRSANPHNGVSQPLHCDTGSLPDEKGNSVCNTVWLLDDFTETNGALRVVPGSHRWGKLPQAALEDPAGVHPEEVLVTGRAGDVVVMNAHLWHGGTANRTDRQRRALHVFYCRSDQAQQQYQRKLIRPDVQATLTPRQRRVLALDDPLNDELSSRHTRASGFLK from the coding sequence GTGGACACCAGCGAGCTTCGACTTCGCCAACTCGACCACCTTGGCTACGCCGTCTTTCGCCGATACATCGGGCCGGACCGCCTGCAAGGCCTCCGGCATCGCGTCGAGGAATTGTTCGCCATCGAAGGCGAGGCGGCGGGCTCGGAGTTCCGCCAGGAGGCCGGCTCCCGCCGATTGGCCAACTGCGTCGACAAGGGCCGGGAATTCGTCGAGTGCATCGCCGACGAAGATGTGCTCGCCTGCATTGAACACGTCCTCGGTCCGGATTTCAAGCTGAGCAGCGTCAACCTACGGTCGGCGAATCCGCACAACGGGGTCTCGCAGCCGCTGCACTGCGATACTGGCTCGCTCCCGGACGAAAAAGGCAACTCGGTTTGCAACACCGTCTGGCTCCTCGACGATTTCACGGAGACGAACGGGGCGCTCCGCGTAGTCCCGGGATCGCACCGGTGGGGCAAGCTTCCGCAAGCGGCGCTCGAGGATCCCGCCGGCGTGCATCCGGAAGAAGTGCTGGTCACCGGCCGCGCCGGCGACGTGGTGGTGATGAACGCGCACCTGTGGCACGGCGGCACAGCCAACCGTACCGACCGCCAGCGGCGCGCCTTGCATGTGTTCTACTGCCGGTCCGACCAAGCGCAGCAGCAATATCAGAGGAAGCTGATCCGGCCCGACGTACAGGCCACGCTCACGCCGCGGCAGCGCCGCGTGCTCGCGCTCGATGACCCGCTGAACGATGAACTCTCCAGCCGCCACACCCGCGCCAGCGGCTTCCTGAAGTAG
- a CDS encoding helix-turn-helix domain-containing protein: MQYKESSPDLSIVSALPPDAHSGLDDRPLNVQAAAEYLGVSAQTVYLWVERKRIPHLRVMGRNIRFLKSDLESFRATFRQEATHGEA; encoded by the coding sequence ATGCAGTACAAGGAATCCTCCCCCGACCTTTCGATCGTCTCGGCACTCCCGCCCGATGCCCATTCGGGTTTGGACGATCGCCCCCTGAATGTTCAGGCCGCAGCCGAATACCTCGGCGTGAGCGCACAGACGGTCTACTTGTGGGTGGAAAGGAAACGCATTCCGCACCTACGAGTCATGGGTCGGAACATCCGCTTCCTCAAATCGGACCTGGAGTCGTTCCGCGCTACGTTTCGGCAAGAGGCGACCCATGGCGAGGCCTAG
- a CDS encoding tyrosine-type recombinase/integrase, with product MYRRKDSKVWWMRYRDKDGRRHLESTKTEDWKEAQRQLRERLQARDNNTLDVIRRGTQVTFGEWAAYFLENFSKPPIRARKTHEANENALKALLPAFGATKLTEVDSMQIEAHLRKRLQQPRRVRRVSGVVEVGKLKPATVHQEFRVMRRIFSVAVKRKVCAVNPCDGVEFPVILKGLFRPHYMTWSEQQKIEAKAPPHLRNVIRIITETGLRVYKELSCMRKDQIDLVNKVVFISDSKTPTGVAEVPLTDLAADAFRSQMELAGASPWLFPSPKSPTGYQTTFRKTWERVLRKAGVPHFRLYDLRSTHATRLSDGGVPDEWVTQMLRQTDAKVFKKYSQMKLQMKREALAKLNRQASEPKEPLKFDSDTEPHS from the coding sequence GTGTACCGCCGAAAGGACAGCAAGGTTTGGTGGATGCGCTATCGGGACAAGGACGGCAGGCGGCACCTTGAATCCACCAAGACCGAAGACTGGAAAGAAGCGCAGCGTCAACTTCGCGAGCGTCTTCAAGCTCGCGACAACAACACCCTCGACGTGATCCGGAGGGGTACGCAGGTGACCTTCGGAGAGTGGGCTGCCTACTTTCTCGAGAACTTCTCGAAGCCGCCAATCCGGGCACGGAAGACCCACGAGGCGAACGAGAACGCGCTGAAAGCCCTGCTCCCGGCCTTCGGAGCAACTAAGCTGACCGAGGTTGACTCGATGCAGATCGAGGCCCATCTACGCAAGCGGCTACAGCAGCCTCGCCGCGTCCGGCGCGTTTCCGGAGTCGTCGAGGTCGGCAAGCTGAAGCCTGCGACCGTTCATCAGGAGTTCCGAGTGATGCGCAGGATCTTCAGTGTGGCGGTGAAGAGGAAAGTCTGTGCGGTGAACCCGTGCGACGGCGTTGAGTTTCCGGTCATCCTCAAAGGGCTCTTCCGGCCGCACTACATGACTTGGTCCGAACAGCAGAAGATCGAGGCGAAGGCTCCGCCCCACCTGCGCAACGTGATCCGGATCATCACCGAAACCGGGCTGCGAGTGTACAAAGAGTTGTCCTGCATGCGGAAGGACCAAATCGACCTCGTCAACAAGGTTGTGTTCATTTCGGACTCGAAGACGCCGACTGGGGTAGCGGAGGTTCCGCTCACCGACTTGGCGGCGGATGCGTTCCGGAGCCAGATGGAACTCGCCGGTGCCAGCCCTTGGCTCTTCCCCAGTCCGAAGAGCCCCACCGGGTACCAGACGACCTTTCGAAAAACTTGGGAGCGCGTTTTGCGCAAAGCGGGAGTACCGCACTTTCGGCTCTACGATCTCCGCTCGACGCATGCGACCCGCCTGAGCGACGGCGGCGTGCCCGACGAATGGGTCACCCAGATGCTGCGCCAGACCGACGCGAAGGTCTTCAAGAAGTACTCGCAAATGAAACTGCAGATGAAGCGCGAGGCGTTAGCCAAGCTCAACCGACAGGCCAGCGAACCCAAGGAGCCGCTGAAGTTTGATTCTGATACGGAACCGCACTCGTGA
- a CDS encoding PRTRC system protein B — MECELALGAESRFELKGAVLVYAAGHLASGAFAAWHEAHATPDQAPHLSAAMPLSTNFLRELARGLGSQTKPEILPDNVLVRTPDTLIWWTPTTRRRMFFRHDDPLSAVSGRSFSHPALLFKVTRSELWLRALSTNKRPAATTPLMIAPYYNVNIEGAVCQGSMRSPADAAVASIPLWENAFFGSEFTHLYGAGNFTPHPGGLIALWTSLTNTTRFPTAALVPANETLAQFAERDQ; from the coding sequence ATGGAATGTGAACTCGCCCTCGGCGCTGAAAGCCGATTCGAACTGAAAGGCGCAGTCCTGGTCTACGCTGCCGGCCATCTCGCGAGCGGTGCCTTCGCCGCCTGGCACGAAGCCCACGCCACACCCGACCAGGCCCCGCACCTCAGCGCGGCCATGCCGCTCTCGACGAATTTCCTGCGCGAACTCGCGCGAGGACTCGGATCCCAAACGAAACCCGAGATCCTCCCCGACAACGTGCTGGTCCGAACGCCGGACACGCTGATCTGGTGGACACCAACCACCCGCCGCCGCATGTTCTTCCGCCACGACGATCCGCTCAGCGCCGTCAGCGGTCGCTCATTCTCTCACCCCGCGCTCCTCTTCAAGGTCACCCGATCCGAACTCTGGTTGCGAGCCCTCTCCACCAACAAGCGCCCGGCCGCCACTACGCCACTCATGATCGCGCCCTACTACAACGTCAACATCGAAGGCGCAGTCTGCCAAGGTTCGATGCGATCCCCCGCGGACGCAGCCGTCGCCTCAATCCCGCTATGGGAAAACGCCTTCTTCGGCTCCGAGTTCACCCACCTCTACGGCGCAGGCAACTTCACCCCACACCCCGGCGGACTGATCGCGCTATGGACCAGCCTCACCAACACCACGCGCTTTCCAACCGCAGCTCTCGTCCCCGCCAACGAAACCCTGGCCCAATTCGCCGAACGAGACCAATGA
- a CDS encoding ATP-binding protein, with amino-acid sequence MSLKSRLRISIVTLVTLLVIAQSVVSLRFAAEDKFADALDRSQAIAEQVRHLVLQRVNEQARSVETPPTSIEEMPQLWHQLVEDDVALPELLIKTAANASAVIEIMVCDDAGVILASSLPKRQRLTYESLPDLSIWQKRPLWDRLADVLLRNQSKDYAIVQPIGVIGAGHSRPILNIRVVVSSVLVRRAILPHVETLAAVSLLSLIASMILAYLFTNVMLRSLDRLSQRIESISSGQYVPKPASNGGREAKEFVDIQSKLDVLSQQFRGAREDMVQLRGNIDRMLQRLEEGFLLFDPDGRLMRASRSVERLLADSPDRIEGRTASELFPLDTALGSLLETMMKDRQPVRDAQLVFERGDAGPMRLLVNVEPLEGFPEPGASSTLVTLRDAESRREIRTQLDISTRLAAISRLTGGVAHEIKNPLNAMALHLEILKGKLTGDERVARELTVIGGEIARLDRVVKTFLDFTRPVELRLKDLDMVEMARQVAALVWPNAERYGVSVELEAPDAQANIRGDEDLIKQALLNVVNNGIEAMKKGGRLRISVEPSAETIQVTVSDDGEGIPPDVRDKIFNLYFTTKEKGSGIGLAMTFRIVQLHNATMDFTSTAGVGTTFRMRFPASDPPAARRGQVAQSKASDTAVVRR; translated from the coding sequence ATGTCGCTGAAGTCGCGGCTGCGCATCTCGATCGTGACGTTGGTCACGCTCCTCGTGATCGCGCAGAGCGTCGTCAGTCTGCGCTTCGCCGCCGAGGACAAATTCGCCGACGCGCTCGATCGCTCGCAAGCCATCGCCGAACAGGTCCGGCACCTGGTGCTGCAGCGGGTCAACGAACAGGCCCGCTCGGTGGAGACCCCGCCCACCTCAATCGAGGAGATGCCGCAGTTGTGGCACCAACTCGTGGAAGACGACGTCGCGCTCCCGGAACTGCTCATCAAAACCGCGGCGAACGCCTCAGCCGTCATCGAGATCATGGTCTGCGACGATGCCGGCGTGATCCTCGCCTCGTCGCTGCCCAAACGCCAGCGCCTCACCTACGAGTCGCTGCCGGACCTGAGCATCTGGCAGAAGCGGCCGCTCTGGGATCGGCTGGCCGACGTTCTGCTGCGCAACCAGTCCAAGGACTACGCCATCGTCCAGCCTATCGGCGTGATCGGCGCCGGCCACTCACGGCCGATCCTAAACATCCGCGTGGTCGTGTCGAGCGTGCTCGTCCGCCGGGCGATCCTTCCTCACGTCGAAACTCTCGCCGCCGTATCCCTGCTCTCGCTCATCGCGTCGATGATTCTGGCCTACCTGTTCACGAACGTCATGCTTCGCTCGCTCGATCGGCTCAGCCAGCGGATCGAGAGCATTTCCTCCGGCCAATATGTTCCCAAGCCGGCGTCCAACGGGGGTCGGGAGGCCAAGGAATTCGTCGACATCCAGAGCAAGCTCGACGTATTGAGCCAACAGTTCCGCGGCGCACGCGAGGACATGGTGCAGTTGCGCGGAAATATCGACCGCATGCTGCAGCGGCTCGAGGAAGGCTTCCTCCTGTTCGATCCCGACGGCCGCTTGATGCGCGCTTCGCGATCCGTGGAGCGCCTGCTGGCGGACTCACCGGACCGGATCGAAGGCCGCACCGCGAGCGAATTGTTTCCGCTCGATACCGCGCTCGGCAGCCTGCTCGAAACGATGATGAAAGACCGCCAGCCGGTCCGCGACGCGCAGCTCGTGTTCGAACGCGGCGATGCCGGGCCGATGCGCTTGCTTGTGAATGTCGAGCCGCTCGAGGGGTTCCCCGAGCCCGGCGCCTCCTCCACGCTCGTCACGCTGCGTGATGCTGAATCCCGCCGCGAAATCCGGACGCAGCTCGATATCTCCACGCGGCTCGCGGCCATCAGCCGGCTCACCGGCGGCGTCGCTCACGAGATCAAGAACCCGCTCAACGCCATGGCGCTGCACCTGGAAATCCTCAAGGGCAAGCTCACCGGCGACGAGCGCGTGGCGCGCGAACTCACCGTCATCGGAGGCGAAATCGCCCGCCTGGATCGCGTCGTAAAGACCTTCCTCGATTTCACGCGGCCGGTGGAGCTTCGCCTGAAGGACCTCGACATGGTGGAGATGGCCCGCCAGGTGGCCGCGCTTGTATGGCCCAACGCCGAGCGGTACGGAGTCTCGGTGGAGCTGGAAGCGCCCGATGCGCAGGCCAATATCCGCGGGGACGAAGATTTGATCAAGCAGGCCCTCCTCAATGTGGTAAACAATGGTATTGAGGCGATGAAGAAGGGGGGGCGGCTTCGAATCAGCGTCGAGCCGTCAGCCGAGACGATCCAAGTCACCGTTTCCGACGACGGAGAAGGCATTCCGCCGGACGTTCGGGACAAGATTTTCAACCTGTATTTCACGACAAAGGAGAAGGGTTCGGGAATCGGATTGGCGATGACATTCCGCATCGTGCAGCTCCACAACGCGACGATGGATTTCACCAGCACCGCGGGCGTCGGCACGACGTTCCGGATGCGGTTTCCGGCGTCGGACCCGCCGGCGGCAAGGCGCGGTCAAGTCGCGCAGTCCAAGGCGAGCGACACGGCGGTGGTGCGGCGATGA
- a CDS encoding PRTRC system protein C: MTIRPLRRIFEYAGVRFPDLNEAMSVEQVRGILATQYPEIATASLTGPETVGDKSVYRFERAIGTKG; the protein is encoded by the coding sequence ATGACCATCCGCCCCCTCCGCCGCATATTCGAATACGCAGGCGTGCGCTTCCCGGACCTCAACGAAGCCATGAGCGTCGAGCAGGTCCGCGGCATCCTCGCGACGCAGTACCCGGAGATCGCCACCGCGTCACTCACCGGACCCGAGACCGTCGGCGACAAGAGCGTCTACCGTTTTGAGCGCGCCATCGGCACGAAGGGTTAG
- a CDS encoding PRTRC system protein E, with translation MDTTPGLFNGLAPLLTNRTVIMTVSADANGMLTLTVIPKKVTPDESDALTTPLWITATADELDRTLPDQLREYCAVHGQTASNLQSVKAELAAAEKAERDAADERRARKAKTKTPPPPVAPSLFDDQQQQQGEVT, from the coding sequence ATGGACACCACGCCCGGCCTGTTCAACGGCCTCGCCCCACTGCTCACCAACCGCACCGTCATCATGACCGTGTCCGCCGACGCCAACGGCATGCTCACGCTGACCGTCATCCCCAAGAAGGTCACGCCCGACGAAAGCGACGCGCTCACAACGCCGCTATGGATCACCGCCACCGCCGACGAACTCGACCGCACCCTGCCCGACCAGCTCCGCGAATACTGCGCCGTTCACGGTCAAACCGCATCGAACCTGCAGTCAGTGAAAGCCGAACTCGCCGCAGCGGAGAAAGCCGAGCGCGATGCCGCCGACGAGCGTCGCGCCCGGAAGGCGAAGACCAAGACGCCGCCCCCGCCGGTCGCGCCCAGCCTCTTCGACGACCAGCAACAACAACAAGGAGAAGTGACATGA
- a CDS encoding GAF domain-containing protein encodes MPRAKEIEHRLDRLEHLLHLYQKLSRYYARPASVGEVLQSLAHQIARFLHADSCLIYLASGDELVLSAAHGPNPSAVGAVRLKLDEGLTGWVARERRLLAITREAFLDQRFKFFQDLPEDRFEAFLSAPVIALNRVVGVINVQHRAPHVHGGDEMEMLTTIGEMVGGLVALCCCDTAAFERADYASLALASGAAGR; translated from the coding sequence GTGCCGCGCGCCAAGGAAATCGAACATCGACTTGATCGTCTTGAGCACCTTCTGCATCTATACCAGAAGCTCAGTCGCTACTACGCCCGGCCGGCCTCGGTGGGCGAAGTATTGCAGTCCCTCGCGCACCAAATCGCGCGATTCCTGCACGCCGATTCCTGCCTCATCTACCTCGCCTCCGGCGACGAGCTCGTTTTGAGCGCCGCCCATGGCCCCAATCCCAGCGCCGTGGGAGCCGTACGGCTGAAGCTCGACGAAGGACTCACGGGCTGGGTGGCGCGCGAGCGGCGCCTGCTCGCCATCACCCGCGAGGCGTTTCTCGATCAGCGCTTCAAGTTTTTCCAGGATCTTCCTGAAGATCGCTTCGAAGCCTTTCTCTCCGCGCCGGTGATCGCGCTGAATCGAGTCGTGGGCGTGATCAACGTACAACACCGGGCGCCGCATGTTCACGGCGGTGACGAGATGGAGATGCTCACCACCATCGGCGAGATGGTCGGAGGCCTCGTCGCCCTGTGCTGCTGCGACACGGCTGCGTTCGAGCGGGCTGACTACGCTTCGCTGGCGCTGGCGTCCGGAGCCGCCGGACGGTGA
- a CDS encoding OmpA family protein, translated as MSRIALVLAFLALSVGCATKKHVKMQVDPLQQRLGQLEAKSKQTDASLDTLDQKLSKVDEHSKGVETKALAAADAARSADEKAVRSGQRADAAVTAADGAQKTADRGLAKTADLEKRVEGLDSFSLVATESVLFEFGKSRLTEDARKALTETAGRVRDHRRYVIEVQGFTDRTGGREFNLELSRKRANEVVRYLTLEHKVPLHRIHVLGMGSEAPVADDRTSEGRRQNRRVEVKIFVADEATAGKNVTATASIGR; from the coding sequence ATGTCTCGAATTGCCTTGGTTTTAGCGTTCCTGGCGCTGTCCGTGGGGTGCGCCACCAAGAAACACGTCAAAATGCAGGTCGATCCGTTGCAGCAGCGGCTCGGGCAGTTGGAAGCGAAATCGAAGCAGACTGACGCGTCTCTCGACACCCTTGACCAGAAGCTTTCCAAGGTCGATGAGCATTCCAAGGGTGTAGAAACAAAGGCTTTGGCGGCTGCGGACGCGGCTCGCTCGGCTGACGAAAAAGCAGTCCGGAGCGGTCAGCGCGCGGATGCAGCCGTCACCGCGGCCGATGGCGCCCAGAAGACTGCCGACCGAGGCTTGGCCAAGACCGCGGACCTCGAGAAGCGCGTGGAGGGGCTCGACAGTTTCTCACTCGTCGCCACCGAAAGCGTGCTGTTTGAGTTCGGGAAGAGCCGGCTCACTGAAGACGCCCGCAAGGCGCTCACCGAAACGGCCGGCCGGGTCCGTGACCATCGGCGTTATGTGATTGAAGTTCAGGGATTTACGGATCGTACCGGAGGCCGCGAGTTCAACCTCGAACTGAGCCGGAAGCGCGCCAATGAAGTGGTTCGCTACCTAACCTTGGAACATAAGGTGCCGCTGCACCGGATCCATGTGCTTGGCATGGGCAGTGAAGCTCCGGTGGCCGACGACCGCACATCCGAAGGCCGCCGCCAAAACCGTCGGGTGGAGGTGAAGATCTTCGTGGCCGACGAAGCGACAGCAGGTAAAAACGTTACGGCAACTGCTTCCATCGGCCGGTAA